The following coding sequences are from one Saccopteryx bilineata isolate mSacBil1 chromosome 3, mSacBil1_pri_phased_curated, whole genome shotgun sequence window:
- the CYP4B1 gene encoding cytochrome P450 4B1: protein MASVLLSLSLSHLSLWASGLIVVLGLLKLIHLLKRRQFLAKAMDSFPGPPTHWFFGHALEMQQKGNLDKVVSWTHQFPHAHPLWFGQFLGFLNIYEPDYAKAVYSRGDPKAAEVYNYFLPWIGQGLLVLSGPKWFEHRKLLTPGFHYDVLKPYVKIFADSTHIMLDKWEEKAREDKSFDVFYDVGQMALDTLMKCTFGKGHSGLGDRDNSYYMMVKDLTLLMQQRLESIQYHNDFIYWLTPHGRRFLRACKVAHDHTDQVIRERKAALQDEKEQEKIQNKRHLDFLDILLGARDESGIKLSDRELRAEVDTFMFEGHDTTTSGISWFLYSMAQNPEHQQRCREEIREILGDRDVVQWDDLGKMTYLTMCIKESLRLYPPVPQVYRELSKPVTFVDGRSLPAGSLVSLHIYALHRNREVWPDPEVFDPLRFSPDNVTGRHPYAFMPFSAGPRNCIGQQFAMNEMKVVTALCLHRFEFSLDPTQPPVKLLQLVLRSENGINLRLKPVGRGSGK, encoded by the exons ATGGCGTCCGTCTTGCTCTCCCTGAGCCTCTCTCACCTGAGCTTGTGGGCTTCTGGACTGATCGTGGTCTTAGGCTTGCTCAAGCTCATTCATCTGTTAAAGCGAAGGCAGTTCTTGGCCAAGGCTATGGACAGCTTCCCAGGGCCTCCCACCCATTGGTTCTTTGGGCACGCCCTTGAG ATGCAGCAGAAAGGGAACCTGGACAAGGTGGTGTCCTGGACCCACCAGTTTCCCCACGCCCACCCACTGTGGTTTGGACAGTTCCTTGGCTTCCTAAACATCTATGAGCCTGATTATGCCAAAGCGGTGTACAGCCGAGGGG ACCCTAAGGCTGCAGAGGTGTATAACTATTTCCTGCCATGGATTG GGCAAGGCCTGCTGGTCCTCAGTGGGCCCAAGTGGTTTGAGCACCGCAAGCTGCTCACACCTGgctttcattatgatgtgctgaAGCCCTATGTGAAAATCTTTGCTGACTCTACGCACATCATGCTG GACAAGTGGGAGGAAAAGGCTCGTGAGGATAAGAGCTTTGACGTCTTCTACGATGTGGGCCAGATGGCGCTGGACACACTCATGAAGTGCACCTTTGGCAAAGGACACAGTGGCTTGGGTGACAG GGACAACAGCTACTACATGATGGTCAAAGATCTCACTCTGCTGATGCAGCAGCGCCTGGAGTCTATCCAGTACCACAACGATTTCATTTACTGGCTTACCCCGCATGGCCGCCGCTTCCTGCGGGCCTGCAAGGTGGCCCACGACCACACAG ATCAAGTCATCAGAGAACGGAAGGCAGCTCTGCAAGAtgagaaagaacaggagaagaTCCAGAACAAGAGGCACCTGGATTTCCTGGACATCCTCCTGGGGGCCCGG GATGAAAGTGGAATCAAGCTGTCGGATAGAGAGCTCCGGGCTGAAGTGGACACATTCATGTTTGAAGGCCATGACACCACCACCAGTGGCATCTCCTGGTTTCTCTACAGCATGGCCCAAAACCCAGAGCACCAGCAACGTTGTCGGGAGGAGATCCGTGAGATCCTCGGGGACAGGGACGTCGTCCAGTG GGATGATCTGGGCAAGATGACCTACTTGACCATGTGCATCAAGGAGAGCCTCCGCCTCTACCCGCCTGTGCCCCAGGTGTACCGTGAGCTCAGCAAACCTGTCACCTTTGTGGATGGCCGCTCTCTACCTGCAG GCAGCCTGGTCTCTCTGCACATCTACGCCCTCCATAGGAACAGGGAAGTGTGGCCTGACCCGGAG GTCTTTGACCCCCTGCGCTTCTCTCCTGACAATGTGACTGGACGCCACCCCTATGCCTTCATGCCCTTCTCCGCTGGACCCAG GAACTGCATCGGGCAGCAGTTTGCCATGAACGAGATGAAGGTGGTCACGGCCCTCTGCTTGCACCGCTTTGAATTCTCCCTGGACCCCACACAGCCACCCGTCAAGTTGCTCCAGCTGGTCCTGCGCTCCGAGAATGGCATCAATCTCCGCCTAAAGCCAGTGGGCCGGGGTTCTGGGAAGTAG